In Ananas comosus cultivar F153 linkage group 14, ASM154086v1, whole genome shotgun sequence, the genomic stretch aaacctttttatttattttttttttttagaacaaGGCTGGATATTCGCCTTTATTCCTCCAAACACAATGTAAAATGGAACATCCCCCTTGTTCTGGGCTTAACGAGTTATTTCTGAATAACCCGTTGAGCCCAGTTTCCCTCCCTTTACATGGAGAACAAATTAGAACAAaaaattttgtctttttttttttttaattatgtccTTTCATTCtctttatactttattttaattaatttcaaataaatcaaatgaatgctcaaattttatgctactaaattaatatttctaagaTGATTTGTAAACATACCAAATTTGTGAAATAATATGCTcttctatatttaaaattatatatttatatttaattttaattagttttaaacataaaattGGAAGTATATTTTTACTgctatattattatactattatatattaattctatttctattttcatatagtaaattatattttatttttatattcaagagcataattgtcattttatttaatttttattaattcaaTACCATATTTCAATATAAACATTCAAAAAACAATATAGGAATATGCtagaaataaacaaataaacatccaaatataatttagaacttattttagtttattttaaaatatcttctgttcttaagaataataaaaattattcttaaaCAATTTAGTTCTCTAATCAAACATAGCGCATAGTTCCAAAAATGTTGCTCGTCAAAAGTGCTGCGTAATGCAATTAATAGAATCAGTCCTGGTCGCGTATATTTATATCACGGACCTGGTGCGCCACATCATTCTTGAACAACACAAATTGTTCGCCGGTGAGGAATTCTACACCATCACATTTGCActacatcatcaataacaaatcaattattttttttttttcaaaaaaaactacatacaataaaaatatttttttatgattaaagaaattttttgattgatttgttacgttacgtcaccaatatactcgttgcattctagaatttttcgtttGCCGGTCATCtcaattccctttttttttaaatccgcaaaaaagaaaaaaaaaagtattttatttatatattagtgAGAGAGATGGGGTTGATTTGACGATCCACTTGTGACGTGGTGAACCGGGTCCAGGTCTCCTGTCGTGTCGGCAATTACAGAAAACGTCCAGTGGACCATACGGGAGATGCCACGTGTCAATGTTCCTCAACACGCTTCTCCGTGGTCAACATATTTCGTGGTAGGTTGGACCTAAACTATCCGCTGAGGGTGCGATTGTTTCCACCAGAATAAATTAAGAGCAGTGAAATGATTTTTAATATTGTGTGGTTtaccataaatttattttagtaaaaacttaagtttttcaaaatattataattagttTCATCGACTATTCAAGTTAaaagctaaaattaattaataaaaaaacatttaataataaagaattttaatttttatatcttaaaaataaatagcgaaaaaaaataaattttatctgtACTTTAATTCATCTAAAAATCTATATTGAGTCTTAGGATCTTTACACCTACCGAATCCTATGGCTACATCCTCATCCGTATGATCTCTACACCAACCAAATCCTACGGCTAGGAACCCGAACCGCTCGCGAGGCTTCGCAACTCCTCGAACTGGACCGTAAACCCAACCGCAAACCGGGTGACGCCTCCATGACGTCACGTCAACCGCTGTTGAACCGGACCACCGGTTCGGGTCCGGAGTAGGTGAGAACCGGAAAAGTGTCCGAACCGCACCGAACCGCACCTTTGAGTGCGCGCGTGTAAAGAGACTCGGTCTGTGCACACGTGGCGCGTTATTATTGGTTCTATTCGTCGAGGGTCAAATTTTCCACCCTCCCCCACCAAATTCATCCTCGCTCCCCTCTCACCAACCCCATAAAATTTTCCGAATTCCAAATTTACCCCGAAGAATTTGAAATTACCATAGGAGTCCCCTCCACCAACTGTCCAACCCCTCACCCGTATATTACCTTCCTTCCTCCCACATTTCGTTCCCTCagggagaggagagaaacttagacacacacacgcacacgcacagagagagagaaagggagctGAGAAGTGAGAGGAAACCCTAACCTCATCGATCGATCTcctctcctcatcctcctccaccgccgcctccgccgccgccgccgaggtccGCCGGGATGGGGTCGGTCCAGACGCCGTCGGAGGAGACGATCTTCCGATCGAAGCTCCCGGACATCGCGATCTCGAGCCACCTCCCCCTCCACGACTACTGCTTCGAGCACATCGCGGAGTTCGCGGATCGCCCCTGCCTCATCGACGGCGCCACGGGGGCGATCCACACCTACGCCGAGGTCGACCGCACCTCGCGCCGCGCCGCCGCGGGGCTCCGGCGCCTTGGCGTGCGCCAGGGCGACGTGATCATGAACCTCCTCCGCAACTCCCCCGAGTTCGTCTACGCCTTCCTCGGCGCGTCGCTGCTCGGCGCCGTCGCCACCACCGCCAACCCCTTCTACACCCCCGCCGAGATCCACAAGCAGGCCACGGCCGCGGGCGCGCGGCTGATCGTGACCGAGGCGTGCGCGGTCGAGAAGGTCCGCGAATTCGCCGCCGAGCGCGGGATCACGGTCGTCACGATCGACGTCCGATCCGAGGGTTTCGTCCACTTCTCCGACCTCCTAGCCGACTCCGACGAATCCGAGCTCCCGGAGGTGGAGATCCACCCCGACGATGTGGTGGCGCTCCCCTACTCCTCGGGCACTACGGGGCTCCCCAAGGGGGTGATGCTCACGCACCGGAGCCTCGCCACGAGCGTGGCCCAGCAGGTGGACGGGGAAAACCCCAATCTCTACTTCCACAAGGACGACGTGATCCTCTGCGTGCTCCCGCTCTTCCACATCTACTCCCTAAACTCGGTGCTCCTCTGCGGCCTACGCGTCGGAGCGGCGATACTGATCATGAAGAAGTTCGACATGGTGGCGATGATGGAGCTGGTGCAGAGGTTCCGGGTGACGATCGCGCCGTTCGTGCCGCCGATCGTCGTAGAGATCGCGAAGAGCCCCCTCGTCGATGCCTACGACCTGTCCTCGATCCGGATCGTCATGTCCGGCGCCGCCCCCATGGGGAAAGACATCCAGGACGCCTTCCGGGCCAAGATCCCCAATGCCTTCCTCGGCCaggtaattaatttaattttcttaaaaaacaaGATTAGCAATATTGGTTAATCAGTTCCTTTAGCTAGCTAATTCCAATACCGTAACTACTGCAGCTACCTTTTGCGTAATTAGATCCTAAGCTTTCATTTTCTTAAACTCCTTATGATCATATTGCAAGTCATAACTTCCATTGCATTATTACGTATCAAAGTTCAGAGACGTAAACATTAAAAAAAGATCAGCGTAGGATGCGAATTACGCTTCTTTTcccatttaattaaattttgggcttttttttgttttttttttgcgacTTGGAAACTGTGGCGAAATTGAAGTAGGAAGAGTCGTGGACCTCGTGGTCCTCTGCGTAGTAGATGATAGCTTCCGATCCTGGGGCCTGTAGTCGCTGTGCGGTTGTTTTCTCTACTAGTGTACCGAAGAGTCTGGTAGGCGTACATATGGTACCGTAGAAAATTCGGCTGCGAATATGGGGAAGCggaatttcttcttcttcttttttttttggtttttatgaAATCGATTTTTTTCGCCttcatgttctttttttttaattttttttcatgctCGAACGCGCTCGGGCATGTTGACCTTTCTTGGTCAACTGATTAGAAGGGGCAGAAGAATACAGTGCATACGAGTGCGGTAACTTAATGGCCCGCTTGTTTTTTCAGTTGAGAAATTATTGGGTGGAACTGGTACACCAAATCAGTCAAATTGGCCcaatatttttgtttcttctcgaaaatttaaaattctaaatttaagtttataagATATGATTTACAACCTTTAAGtagtttagaaataaaaaaaattataaatcattttaaaatttcttttaccTAAACATCCAGTAGCCTCTGAAAAATAAAGGAGTCAAAATGAGTTCAGTAAACTGGTTCACCGTGGACCAGGTCCAGGTAATGTTTTCTCCTTCTAGTTACAGTGGGAGTAGGCCAAGCCTCTATCCTCTGTTCAAAAAGCGAAAAGCTGCAATATTTACTTGAGCAATTAGGTTCTGATAAAGGATGCATTTTTAACACTTTTTTATCACAAACATCTCACATCTCAAAAAGAGAAACTGTTCCCACAAATGACATTAATTCCgccaattcttttttatttctaaatttgcctcatatatatatatatatatataatctaaattctaaaacATGACCGCGAACATATTACCGTCGACAGGGCTATGGTATGACTGAGGCAGGGCCGGTGCTATCGATGTGCCTGGCATTTGCGAAGGAGCCATTCGCGGTGAAGTCGGGCTCGTGCGGGACTGTCGTGAGGAACGCTGAGCTGAAGATCGTCGATCCAGACACCGGTGCGTCCCTTGGCCGCAACAAGCCTGGTGAGATCTGCATCAGGGGAGAGCAGATCATGAAAGGTAATTGACTTTAAAACTCCTCCCTTctatttcattaattttcaggaaaaacttcaaaaaccccccatatgatttcatttttctaattttagtaccctgtgatttaaagtgtatcaagttagtaccatatggttttgcactttttcactttagtacccagtggtttaaaatatatcaagttagtatcctgtgatttcgcactttatcactttagtatcatgtggtttcgcactttatcactttacaattctgtgatttaaaaactacaggtactaacttgatacaaaaataaaaccacagagtactaacttgatacactttaaaccacagggcactaaagtgataaagtaagaaaccacatggtactaatttaatacattgtaaactacaaaatactaatatgaaaaagtgcgaaactacgggAGAggcttttgaagttttccctaatttttaAGGTCATTTGTAGTTGCAATTAAATAGATTGCGTTTATATTTAGTTTACTCCTCGAAAATCGTTACAGTATTAGTTATAATGGTTGGGATCTTATCATCTGTCACCCACCCACAAGGAGTCGGTTGACATCAGTTGTTTTAGCTGCACTGATTGACTTTAGGACAGTCGGACCGGGTCAGATCAGATCTGatctcaatttatttttttttttaaaaaaaaccaaaaaattgaaaaatttgaGAAGCGATACAAGCTTAAGAAACGGAAGGAATCGCCATCAAAAGATCGCCGAGGAAGCTCCGACGCNaaaaaaaaaaaaaaaaaaaaaacattttcatATGAAATGCCCCTCATTTTGCACTGTGGACCAAGATTCAAAATTGGAACGCACATGTAAGAGATTTATGTTTATGTACCAGATCCTGTATACCAAAGATAACGGAAAATTATAAACGATAATCTTCTATTAAATTCATGCCGGAGAGTAATTGATTATGATGATCGGCCAGAGTCATGCTGTACATCTCCAAATTGGGAGCACCCGCTCC encodes the following:
- the LOC109720819 gene encoding probable 4-coumarate--CoA ligase 3, with product MGSVQTPSEETIFRSKLPDIAISSHLPLHDYCFEHIAEFADRPCLIDGATGAIHTYAEVDRTSRRAAAGLRRLGVRQGDVIMNLLRNSPEFVYAFLGASLLGAVATTANPFYTPAEIHKQATAAGARLIVTEACAVEKVREFAAERGITVVTIDVRSEGFVHFSDLLADSDESELPEVEIHPDDVVALPYSSGTTGLPKGVMLTHRSLATSVAQQVDGENPNLYFHKDDVILCVLPLFHIYSLNSVLLCGLRVGAAILIMKKFDMVAMMELVQRFRVTIAPFVPPIVVEIAKSPLVDAYDLSSIRIVMSGAAPMGKDIQDAFRAKIPNAFLGQGYGMTEAGPVLSMCLAFAKEPFAVKSGSCGTVVRNAELKIVDPDTGASLGRNKPGEICIRGEQIMKGYLNDPEATKNTIDKEGWLHTGDIGFVDDDDEIFIVDRLKEIIKYKGFQVPPAELEALLITHPSIADAAVVPMKDELAGEVPVAFVVRTKDSEITEDEIKKYVSQQVIFYKRIGKVFFTDAIPKAPSGKILRKDLRAKLAA